The genomic DNA CAGTGCTGACAACACGGTCACCACCGCCCTGGCGTCCACACTGCACTGGATAACAGTTTACTGCTcacagacactgtgctaaggTGGATATCACTGATTTGATCctcttaaaaatgtcaaaaacCATTCCCCCCACTTTACACGAGACAAAACAAAGGCCAAAAGATTGCGTAGCACATCGAAGACCTCGGAGCTGGTCAGCGGGGCCCCCGGACCTTGGGCCCGGCTCTGAGTTGCTCTGGGCTGGAGGCAACACGGGCCCAGGGTGGTTTTTGCGGAGGAGTTCCCCCTGCGCATGCACCTACCAGCACCACTCTCACCGTGCGCCTCAGCCCCAAACCGCCAGGGCGTTTAAAGGAATCAAACGGCTCGTCCCACATGCCTGCTGTGGAGGCTGAGATGCCGCTGGGGCTGGAGAACCCCACCTGCGGAGCGATGGCAACTAGGGAACTCAGGAGGGAGGCCTCTGTGGCCACCACGTCGGGGAATAGCCCTCACGGCCCAGACCCTCACCGAGGGGCCAGCACCCGTTGGGTGGCACCTCCTATGTATCCTGGCTACCTCCTACCCTGGGCTGCGGATGGTGGCCCCCGGGTGCCGAGCTTCCTGCACACGGCCCAACGCTCCCTACCCAGCCTCGTGGGGGGAACTTCTGTTCCCACGCACCCTCGACTCTGGccacctccctcagcccctcccagTACCCGGCTGCCAGCAACTTGGGCGCTCCCAGCAAGCACGCTGAAGGGCACAGCGGGCAGAGGAGTGGCCTGGCCAGGTCGGGGTGGTGTCTGACGCGCACAGGCTGACTGCAGGCCCAGGCCCTGCCATGCAGGAGGGGCTCGGGACGCCTGCTAGCTGTGGGTGGCACTCTTCATCGGCCGGCCAGCCACAGGCCCTGGCCAGGCTCCCCCACAGGTGCCCTAGAGGCCCCTCAGTGCCCCCTCCCTCGGGGCCAGAGACAGACTCCCCTCTCTGCTGCTGCCACCCTGACCAAGCCCCCGCCTGCCAGCCTCTCTCGCCGGGATGGAGACAGTGCCTCATCACGGGGCTCCCACCCCACAGACTCCCAACAGAGCGGCCTGTGGAAATGAAGGCAGAAcatgggccccacccccaggggtCCCACCCTCTGAGAATAAAATCCATGGTCCTCCTCAGCGCCTCCCCCAAGCCTTCCTCCTCCCAGCGCTTGGGGCATCTGCAGGATAGCTCCCGGTCAGGTTCAGCACGGcccaccctccccatatcctaacGGCCCAGATCTCAGTCCATATAAATCAGCACCCATCATTCTCCACCCTGCTCCATGCTCTCCGCCCCTCCCTGGAAGGCGGCTCAGTGAAGACAGGGGGCTGCTGGAATGCTCAGGGTGTCCTCGCAGTGGGTGAGAACGCATTAGCCCCAGGTGACccgtcccctcctccccacccctcccagctgcTCGAGACCAGAGGCCGGCGCCACCTGCAGGTCCCCTCCCCGCGGGGGCggctgcctccccagccccgAGGCCACACGGGGAACCTCACCGGGATCTTGAAGGTGTCCACAGAGACCTGGTTCTCTACGGAGTCCAGCGAGGGCCGGCGGGCACCGGATGAGGAGTAGCTGACCGGAAAGGCCTGGGCAGGCCGGCGGAAGGTCATTTCAGCTGAGGCGATGGGTGGCTTGTGGGCGTTCTTGTGGTAGCGGTGGATGCAGAAGGTGGACAGCAGCACGGACACGATGAAGGAGAAGAGCACGGCTGCCGCGATCACTGTGCGGCAAAGCTCGTCACACAGCGGGTCTGCGGGCAGTGGGGGTGGGCCGTGAGAGATGACACCCCGGGAGGGGGACCCCGAATACCCTCAGGAGCTGGTACAGAGCAGCTCTCCAGCCCGCCACACCCAGGACAGCTGGGAAGCGTCTGCTGTGACCAGCTTTGAGCATCCTGGAGAGCACTGCTGGTGTGAAGGTCTGAGAGTAATTGCCAGCACTCCAACAGAAGCGGCCCACAGCAGGAACTGTTCTGTACGTTTTTGCTGTTGGAGACTGTTACCACCCTTTTCCAGAAGGAATGAGTTTATAAGCAGCCTGCCTAAGGTCGCACAACAGACGTCATGCACACCTGCACCCACCCACCCTAGAATGCTGCACTGAAGCCAGAGGCCCAGGGGTGCTGGTGGGGAGGTGCAGCTCTTCCCCTGTGTTCCTGatgtcttttgtattttctttatagtcagtataaaggagagaaaaaagaaaagtggccCAGGACCTAGGGCTGTGCAATAACAACCCGAATACCAGAAAAGCATCCCTGGGCTCAGCACATCCGCATGTGCTCAGTGGGGCACCTGCTGTCCCAAAAGAAGCACCTAGAGGCTCTGGCTAGGAGGATGGGGACCCATTTGGCCAATGCCATGGGCCCAGCAAAGGCCCTGCACAGGGACAGTCCGAGCAGACACTGAGTTATCtggtgaaagaaataattttccagCCCAACCCTTACCACAGAACTTCgggccagggagttccctggtgattCAGTGCTTAGGgatctgtgctttcactgccaagggcacgggttcTATAATCCCTGGCTGGaaatagaagcaacctaagtgtccatcgacagatgaatggataaagacaatgtggcacatatataccatgcaatattactcaaccataaaaagaaacgatattgagttatttgtagtgaggtggatggacctagagtctgtcatacagagtgaagttaagtcagaaagagaaaaacaaataccacatgctaacacatatatatggaatctaaaaaaaacaaacaaaaaaaggttctgaagaacctaggggcaggagaggaataaagacacagacgtagagaatggacgtgaggacatggggagggggaagggtaagctggggagaagtgagagagtggcatggacatatatacactaccaaatgtaaaatagatagctagtgggaagcagctgcatagcacagggagatcaggtcggtgctttgtgaccacctagaggggtgggatagggaggttgggatagggaggttgggatagggagggtgggaaggagacgcaagagggaggggatatgtggatacatgtatagctgattcaccttgttataaagcagaaattaacacaccgttgtaaagcaattatactccaataaagatgttaaaaaaaaaaaaatccctggctggggaactaagatcctgcaagctgcatggcacgccaaaaaacccccaaaaacacCACCCAACTTCAGGCCAGAAGGCAGTCTTAGAGACCCTGACCCAGCTCCCAGTCTGCACAGATGAGGGAACCAAGACcctgagggaaggaaaaaggtcTCCTGGGTTTCCGTGCCTTCCTGCAATTTCCTCCCTCGCTCCTCGGGGCTCAGGGAGGTGTGGGGATCCCTGCCCGCGTGGGCCCAGCCAGCTCACCTTGGCTGTCTTCCGGCTCACAGAAACACTTCTTCTCCTCCGGGAAGCAGTTGCAGATACCGAAGCCGGCTTTAATCCCCCGGCGCTCCCCAGGCTCGTGCCCACCAATGATGCTGCCGCCCCCTGATGATGGACACAACTCACTCAGCAGCCCACTCAGCCTCGGGGGGACCTGACCAGCCAGACCACCCAGACAGGAGCGTGAGAGGCCCCTCCCCACCTGATGTCAGCACTCTCAGGCCCAGGGAGCGCAGTGAGCTCAGAAGTCTGTGTCACCCAGGCAGGAGTCTCAGCACGACAGGCCCCCAAACCAGTCCCCTGGCCACAGCGGGTGCGAGGAGGAACCCACAGGCTGCCCAGGGCCCTTGCTGAGGTCCACACACGGTTACTTTTCAGAAGCAGAGCACGGGCAGCAGGGGCAGCCTGGAGCCAGCGGAATGGAGGACAGGGCGCTGCACCCCCGTGAGTCGGCCAGGACAACACTGGAGAGGGTGGGTCAGGCCAGCAGGCGCTAGTCTTGGGGGAGGAGAGCCCTTTGTTCAAATGAAATGTTAGAAAAAGGCTCAGCACATGCAACCCAGGAAGTCGGCTGGCCTGGCTGAAGTGCAGGTGGGAGTCCGAGCCCCTTCAGCTTGCTACCTACACCCccttcccaggccctgcccttgCTCAGGTACACGCACAGGCTCGGTGCTTACGGAGGCAGTCCTGGGGGCAGATGTTGGCGTCTCTGCTTTCCACGGCGTCACAGTGGCCGTCGGGGCAGGTCTTGATGCTGGGGGAGCAGGTGGAGAAGTTCCTGGTGATCCCTatggcacacagcaggcagttACTACCACGAGGGAGCACCCGTCCTGGTCAGACGGCCAGAGCCGGGAGGGCCGCACCCAGGGCCTCCCAGGCCAAGCCTGCACCGCCCCCCGCAAGGAGAAGCAAACCGAGGCCTGAGCCGAGAAAAACCACACGTGGAGCCCATCCCTGGGGAGAACTTGGGGGTCCGGGGTGTACAGGGCAGCCCAGGCAGTGAGGGCTGGGCAGTCCCAGGGCTGTGCCCGGGCTCACATCAAGGAGGCCAGAAGAGACCAGACAAGGCTGGGACCCTCTCAAGGCGGTACCGTGAGCGGGACCCTCACGCCGGTGAGCAAGGCTTGGAGCCAGCAGTGGGCTAAGCCCAAGGATGTGCAGGCTCCTCCTGCTTGGGGCCACACTCCCGGGGCTGGGATCTCCCAGGTAGAGCTTCTCtgaagattgttttggatattttgaattttttttaaggtttgtgTTTTTATGAACTAAAGCCAACTATGAATGATGTGCACAGTGTAACCTACCTTATACTCATCCACCTTTTGGATCTTTGAAAAGGGTCTGTGAACTATGTGTCTAAAAGCAgtgggtgagggcttccctggtggcgcagtggttaagaatccgcctgccagtgcaggggacacgggttcgagccctggtccgggaagatcccacatgccgcagaacaactaagcccgtgtgccgtaactactgagcctgcgctctagagcccacgagtcacgactactgagcccatcggccacaactactgatgcctgcgtgcctagagcccgtgctccgcaacaaagagaagccaccgcagtgaggagcccgcataccacaacgaagagtagcccctgctcgccacaactagagaaaagcccgtgcacagcaacgaagacccagtgcagccaaaaataaataaaataaaataaatttataagaaataaaaaaaaataaaagcagagggggaatgggggaaggttagggggagggatagttagggagcttgggattgacatgtacactctgctatattttaaatggataaccaacaaggacctactgtagagcacagggaactctgctcaatattacatACAACCTAAtcgggaaaagaatttggaaaagaagagatacgtgtgtgtgtataactgactcactatGCTGggaacctgaaactaacacaacattgttaatcaactatgctccaatataaaataaaaagtttaaaaaaataaaagcattgggTGAATACATTCACAACTGCACATGTAATTTACGTGTATATGGGtggagaaatggagacacagatgccAATTCACATCTAGTTTAGGGACAAATATATGTACagaaatttagaataaaataaaaagaaaacacgcACATCCCAACTTTGGCCCAGACCCTCCCAAGCCCAGAGCGAGTCCAGCCTCAGGCACCTGTGATCCCACGGTGATAAACAGCCCCAATGTCCTCATGCCACCCTGCACTAATGTCCACCCTCTCCTGGCATCAGGAGTCACAGCAGGGGACAAGGCGCTGGGGAAGAGACTCAGCgtggacgggggtggggggcatcgCAGAGGCTGGCAGGGCCACACAGACACCCTCTCCACTCAGTCGTCATCACCCTCCCGAACACCCGGCTCTGCACGGGGCCTACCTTTGCCGTCTCCCTGTCTCCACTCGCACCTGCCCGTCAGAGAGCCCAGGCCGCCGCATTCCTCACACTCGGGACGCCTCTTGCTGACCGCGCAAGACAGGGGGCAGCCTGGCTCCTCTGCCACATCTGGGGGTGGCAGAAAGCAAGTCACAGGGGGCCAGCCTGGGCCCTGTGTCCAGCCGCCAGCACCCACGGGCGAGGGCAGCAGTGGCTCAGCTGTCCCCACGGGTTGAGCCCAGAGGGGAGGTAGTGACTAAGCACCGGGGCACAGGGCAGTGAGGGGGCTGCTGAGGAAGGGGTGGTACCACAGTCACAAAGCGGGGACAGCTACTGGGCTGAGATAAGTATGGAGGGAGGGTGTGAGGTGGCCAGACTCAGCCAGTGACAcccaggacacccagttaaaccTGACCTTCAGATAACGGTGAACCCCTGCTTTGTGTAAATACGTCCCTAATATCATGGTGACACGCTTGGAAGTTTGTCTTCTAAGAGACACTGCAAAAGTTGCACGAGACGTACTTACACCAAAAAAATTGCTtcttgtttacctgaaattcacgTTTAAGCAGGGTCCTCTATTGTATCTGGCAGCCCTAAAGCAAGTGCATAGGTAGGACGCATTGACAGAGGTGATGGGCAGCAGTGACCGTCCACAATGCTGTCACTCTGGGCTAAACTGTTTTACACTTTGCCCCTGTCATCCTTCCAGCTTGGCTGTGCGGCGTGCGCCGTTTTCTCATCTTACAGGGAAGAAGGCTCAGGCTCAGGGAAGCCACCAGTTAGTGAGGGGGAGTGGGACCGGGGCCCTTCTGTGGGAGAAGCCCGACCCTCCCCGCAGCCCTGGCACTCACACGTCCCCTCCAGTGTGACGAGCAGTGGGGCCTGGGCTTGCCGGCGGGTTGGCCGTTCGACGGCCACTACCGTGTACTGGAGTTGGGCACACTCGGGCCGCTGCAGGGCCTCTGTGTCGTTCACGAACAGGGTCCCCGTGGTGTCCTCGGCCGAGGTGACCACCCCCAGGGCGCTGCAGTTGGCGCTGGAGAGCTGCAGCCTGTACTGCACGTGGATGCCACTGAACTCCTGGCAGTTTTCCACACAGACTTTCCCAATCTAGGCATGGGACACAGGGAATCCTTAGCTGGGTGGCTGGACCACCTGTGAGGGTGGCTGGAGGGGCTCCCTGGCAGCCCGAGTCCCAGGACAGTTTCCTACTCAGCCCAGGACGGTAGctccccatctccccatctcGCACGCCCCCGGAACCTGCAGACCATCCGCCTGCCTGGTCCTGCCCTGCCCAGACCATGGGACCACCACCCATACCTGCCCCTCAGAGCCGGAGGTGAAGGAACACGGGGCACTGGGGTTGGTTTTGGGGGCTGGCCCTCCAGGGAGGTGCTGCTGGCCTGCCCAGCTCATCCCTCACTTGCTCACTCATTCAGGCACAAAGGCAGTCTGTATGCCTCCTACACACCTCCCTCTCTTCTGGCCAGGCCAATTTTGCTCTGGGAGCAAAGCAAAGTTCCTACCTGGGGTGGTCCACGCCCGAGCCAGGTCACTCGCCTTGCTAGTCAGAACATGGCACCCGGGCCACAATTCATGCAGCATGGTTGTCTGTCCCACATGGGACCCAGGGGGCCTTCCTGGGACTTGGGCTGGAACCCCTGGGAGAGAAGGGATGCTTCTCCCAGGGGTGCTAGGCTGGCAGCTGTGGTCACTGGGGCCTGGAGCTGGTCAGTTGAACTCTCCTTTTTACCCGCCCAGCCACCTGAGTTACCGTAAGGGCTGCAGGTGGCTTGAGATCAGAAGCTCTGACTAGTCAAGGCTGAGGGCTGGGGGCCTGGTGGGGGGAGCGGGGATAGGGCCCTGCCTGCAGCCACACACCATGCCCTTGCTCAGCCCGACTCAGGcccagggcagagccaggctcCTCCAAGCCCACACTCGACGCCACAATAAAACCACCTGCTGGGCTCCAAGCACTTCCCTGTACAAACCGGGCTCACTTCCACTCTCTCCAGTGACCCTcaaaattgcccaaggtcatcatCCTCAATTTACAATCATAGAAACTGGGGAGCCGGTGAGAGCCCACAGTGAGTCTGAGGCTGCACTGGGACTTGGGTCCCTGTGCCCTCCTGAGTCTGCTGGAGCAGAGATGACCCACCTCCAGCAGTGCCTGCTCCAGCTCAGACCCCCAGACACCCCTCAGGCCCCTCTGCTTTGTCACCTCCCACCACCCTTGACCCCTGCCTCCAGGAAAGGCCCGAGGTTGGGTGGCAGGTTGGGGAGCCTGGATGTGTCCAAGGGTGGGGTTCTTCGTTTGCTGGCCCCGGGTGGCTGCCAGGAGGTAAGGGAACCAACCACAGAAACTGGCAAAACCACTGGAAAATAGGAGATGGCCCTAAACGGGATGTTCTAAAGAGGATGTGGCCACAGCTGCCCCACTAGGAGAACGCAGTACGTTAAGTCATATGCTTGCTGTAACCACAAGTGAACTTTAAAAAGCGCTTAAGAGACACATTCTCGGAAGAACTGCACCAAAATGTTACACACTGGCTAATATGAGAAAAAGAGATCACTCCTGTCTATCCCTTATCTCCTTTGACGAAtacttattacttttattttttctacttctaaTCGTTATTTTCCAACGACAAATGCAAAATAAGCTCTAGTAAACAGACTTGCAGAAAAGTGGAAAGTAGAAGCGCTCCCTATCTTTCCCTGCAGAGGGCGCCACCTTTAACTGCTGCCTGCATTTGCACACTTGCAAACTCCCAGCAATGAGGACTTCGCTTTGAACCTAGGGAGCCACCTGAGACCAGCACTTACGCAAACCACTTTTTCACTTAAGTCACCGGGAACGTCTTTCCAAGTCTGCATGCATAGATTTACCTGGCGCCGCTCCTTCATGagtacaaaatgttttaaagatgcCAAGAAAGGAGACAGCAAAGTAGAGGGGCCCACAAAACCTACGAGCCCTGCTCATGACTCTTCCATGGCCCCAGCCCTCCTGGCCCCGTGCCTGCAGCTCCCTGGGGCCACTCCGTGCACTACTTAGCTCAGGGAGGGGGTGtcacccaccccccagccctgctTGAAATCTGCTCAACGGAGCACGCCACCCTGGGGGTCTCCTGcccctccacacccctccccaggCAGGCAGCAGGCTGGGGGCTCACCTGGGCGAAGCGGCGGGCCCGCCTGCTCGCGGCAAAGGAGTAGGTGCTGGGCAGGCGCAGGCTGACGGGCAGCACAGACACGTTGAAGTGGAGGAGGATGACGCCCTCCCCCGGGCCCTGGAAGTCCGAGTCGTTGACCAGCACGGCCACCTGCACGGCCCGGCTCTCCGAGATGGGGAGGCTCCGGTTGAGAACCAGCCctgaggagggtgggggagggggtgtgtctgtgtggaCGGTACACGGTGATGATGGGTGGGGGCCCTGCGGGTTGCGACCACTGTCCCACGCCGCTGCATGCCTCCCCAACGCACttcccacacacacacgtggAGACGGGTACCTCCACCCACACGGACACAGATAACAGACCTGGCAGGAGGCATTAAGGTAGCACTACTGTTTAAAAGTAGTGCGTCGCTGTGCTGAGCTGGGAGCCCAGAAGACCCTTCTCAGCTGGGAGGTAACcttggggatgtgtgtgtgtgtgtgtgtgtgtgtgtgtgatgtgagtGTGGGGTAGGCCACACAAGGTAAAGAACCGTGACCACCAAGGCCCTGGGAAGACTGTGCTAGCCCCTGGGAACTCTCAACAGCCACAGCCCCCTGTGGACCCTTGGATTCCACAGGCCTCCAGCACCCGGGAGCTTCCACGCTTCTGAGCACCTGCCGTGTGCCAAGGCTGAGGTTTTAGTTTAGTGGAgacagaaagggggaggggaggctctggTGCACATGGCACCAGAGTGAGTATGCAGGGGCAAGGATGACGTTTTCCCTCACACAGGACAGACAGTTTCAGAGGcccggtgggggaggggaggatgagaCACAAATAGGATCAGGCCAGCCAGAAAGGGATAAAGGCACCAGTGATCCtgggttccccagaagcagacccccAAACAAGGACCCAAGTGCAAGTGTGGTATTTGAAAGGTGATGCTAGAAAACAcgggcaggagggcaggggagggaggcagggaagctTGAGGATGAGTATGCCCCGTCCGGCAGGTGAGCAATGCGGGCACCTGGAGCTCAGCCCTGAGGGTGGGCGCATTCCAGGAGCCAGACAGGACAATCATCGGGGAACCCTCCGACTCTAGGACACTGAGCTGCTATTGTATGGATACATCAACCCCTTGTGAGTAGAGAGTTGCTGGTGCGGGGAGGGGGCAATAATAACCCCTGGGCACTCGGGCACCTGGGAGGTGGCAAAGCAGGTGCCAGGGGCCAGAGGGAGGCCTCGGTGATGACATACGTGTTGCAGTGAGTCCTGGCGTGGCCAGCACGGGGAGGTGTTGTGGTGTCCTGCCAGGGTCGGCCTCAGGACAGTTCATGGAGAGGACAGCCTGCGAACACCCACCAAGGTGGCCCAGGCAAGCCCAGCAGAGACAAAGGCTGGGAGGAGGAGTGAAAGGGGCGGCTGCCTGGTGCTCAGAGGGCCAGGACAGGCGTCTGTGTGTGCAGGGTGCTGCCCCGTCCAAGGAGAGTGGGCCGCCGGTTCCCCAGGGGGCCCAGCCAGGCCACATCTGGCCTCTCTTACTGTAGTCATGCACGGTTGCCCGCACAAAGCTGCCGTTGGCCTGGGCCAAGGTCTCGTTGGGCGAGTGCTCTACTCGGAAGGTCTGGAGGGCCCAGGCATCCCCGGAGAGCAGTGTGCTTGTGTACCGTCTCAGGAGCTCCCCGGATGCTGGCACCACATCTGCATCGAAGACACGTAGTGTGGCCACAACAGTGCCCTACAGAGAACAGGGGGTGCCAGTTAGGGCCCTTAAAGCCAGAGACCGTGGGAAGGCACGTGCCCCACGAGTGGACCAGGTGTGTGCAGTCAGAGCTGGCTCTAGGGACAGActgacctgggttcaagttcccTGGGGCCCCTAGTCAGCCTGCCCTGGTCACCCTTCCTGGGCCACTGCAGCTCACCTGAGCAGCAGGTGTGACAGGCATCTACAGATGCCCCATAAGGATGGATGAGAGCACATGCCCTGGTGCTCTGTTGAAGACCTCATCTAGGTCCCCATAGAGCAGAGCAAGCACTCCTACTCTTCCCTGAGGAAACCAGGCCCCACAAGGCGGAGGAGTTAGCTCAGTGCCATAGAGTGACAGACAGCAGACCTGGGATCCAAGCCCAGGTATCCACAAGAATGCTCTCCTCcaagcatctcttttttttttttttttttttttttgcggtaaacgggcctctcactgttgtggcctctccggttgcggagcacaggctccgggtgcgcagggtcagtggccatggctcacgggcccagccgctccgcggcatgtgggatcttcccagacgggagcacgaacccgtatcccctgcatcggcaggcggactctcaaccactgcgccaccagggaagccctcctccaagCATCTTAATGCTCTTCTCTCAAGTCTCTTCTGTACACCAGGCTGGAGAGGGTCACGAGGAAGGTTCTGAGCAAAGTCACAGGGCCTCTCTGCTCTCACTGCTAACCAGGCTCCCCAGTGTCACCACCAGGGCATCCTGCCAGGCTCGTGAGACATTCCCTTGTGTCATGTGCTTTCCTCTCCCTGGCTCATCCGCCAAACCTGCTCTTGGGGTGCCCAGAGAAGCAGGCAGTGACAACATACTACGCCCCCACCCTTCCATTGCTCCTGCTGGCCTGCCAGCTGCAGGACAGCCCGAGGCCCAGCAGGTGGCAGTCACGCTCCACCTGCATGGACCAGAAAAGGGTGGGGCCGGGATGGGGCGCAGGGAGATCCCTGCCGATGTGAGCCCTGGGGCTCCGCCCGCGGCGTCCAACACAGACTGGGCACTCAGGGCCCCCGGCCTCCCAAGGCAGTGGTCAGCTGGGTGCCGGTGGgtctggcctcctctctcctcctcagctGTCCTGGACACCAACAGAAATCCCCGACACACAGACTGATGGACAAATGAAAGATGAATAGCTAGATGGACGGTCAGCCACATGTCTGGATGGCTAGACGAACCGCTGAACAGACCGAGGAATAAATGACGGATGGAGGAATCCAGACACGGAACAGACAGACACCAGACAAGCACCAGACAAACGGACAGGCACCTCCTTCCGCTTGAACTCCACCACGGCGCTGGCGGTGTCGACGCCCCCAAGGAAGCTGGGCGCAGAGTCGTCTTCGTCGTACACGGTCACGGGGAAGGGCACCATCACCTCCTCCTCACGCGCGCCGACGCGCACCGTGCACGTAGCCACCAGCTCATACTTCTCCCGCTTCTCGCGGTCCAGGGCCCAGCGCGTGCTCACCTCCAGGCTGTCCACAGCGCAGCGGAAGGGCAGACTCTCACCTGCGCACCAAGCAAGACCAGGAACCCCGGGTTGACCCCCGGGCTGGGGAAAGGGTGAGCTGCCTTCCTCAGGGGCCCACCGGGAGTGGCGGCACGGGAGGGGGCCCTGTGGATGGAGCTGGGGTGTATGCTGGCCCCGGGCCCTGGCCCCTCCTCGGCTCCACAGTGGGGCACGGCGCTCCAAGCACAGTTTGCAGTGAAAACTGTGCCCTGAGTTTCACTGTGGCTGCAGCCTGCACTGGTGCTGACGGGAAACAGAGGGACCGGGACCAGGACGCCTGCATCAGGACCTCAGCCTGGTCACCTAGGAGGGCTGGGCACACCCCTTCACACACCTTGCCTCTGCTGTGGGGAGGGCTGGCACCAGCTCAGCCCAGAGATTCAGCTCCCAGCATTTGCtggtttctgaaaaaaaaagatttaggaattttttttttttttttaaattatggaagtGGTATGTGCTTATTTTAGAGAATGTGAGAAATAAAGCTATTCCACCACCTGGAAACAAACATGGTGGACATCTGGTGTGATTTTATATTAACGCACAAGTATTTCTGACTGCCTGGTTTGAATCCCTGTCCTACACACCTTCTGGCTGTGTGGCCCAAGGCTGGTGG from Phocoena phocoena chromosome 16, mPhoPho1.1, whole genome shotgun sequence includes the following:
- the RET gene encoding proto-oncogene tyrosine-protein kinase receptor Ret isoform X4; this translates as MPLLYVHALQDVPEEVPSFRLGQHLYGAYRTRLHENDWVRIQEDTGLLYLNRSLDHSSWEKLSIRSESLPFRCAVDSLEVSTRWALDREKREKYELVATCTVRVGAREEEVMVPFPVTVYDEDDSAPSFLGGVDTASAVVEFKRKEGTVVATLRVFDADVVPASGELLRRYTSTLLSGDAWALQTFRVEHSPNETLAQANGSFVRATVHDYRLVLNRSLPISESRAVQVAVLVNDSDFQGPGEGVILLHFNVSVLPVSLRLPSTYSFAASRRARRFAQIGKVCVENCQEFSGIHVQYRLQLSSANCSALGVVTSAEDTTGTLFVNDTEALQRPECAQLQYTVVAVERPTRRQAQAPLLVTLEGTYVAEEPGCPLSCAVSKRRPECEECGGLGSLTGRCEWRQGDGKGITRNFSTCSPSIKTCPDGHCDAVESRDANICPQDCLRGGSIIGGHEPGERRGIKAGFGICNCFPEEKKCFCEPEDSQDPLCDELCRTVIAAAVLFSFIVSVLLSTFCIHRYHKNAHKPPIASAEMTFRRPAQAFPVSYSSSGARRPSLDSVENQVSVDTFKIPEDPKWEFPRKNLVLGKTLGEGEFGKVVKATAFRLKGKAGYTTVAVKMLKENASASELRDLLSEFNLLTQVSHPQVIKLYGACSQDGPLLLIVEYAKYGSLRGFLRESRKAGPGYVGSRDSRNSSYLDNPEERALTMGDLISFAWQISRGMQYLAEMKLVHRDLAARNVLVAEGRRMKISDFGLSRDVYEEDSYVKRSKGRIPVKWMAIESLFDHIYTTQSDVWSFGVLLWEIVTLGGNPYPGIPPERLFNLLKTGYRMERPDNCSEEMYSLMLQCWKEEPDKRPVFADISKDLDKMMVKSRDYLDLAASTPSDSLLYDDGLSEEEMPLVDCNNAPLPRTLPSTWIENKLYGMSDPNWPEESPVPLTRADGTNTGCPRYANDSVYANWMVSPSAAQLMDTFDS
- the RET gene encoding proto-oncogene tyrosine-protein kinase receptor Ret isoform X6, with amino-acid sequence MPLLYVHALQDVPEEVPSFRLGQHLYGAYRTRLHENDWVRIQEDTGLLYLNRSLDHSSWEKLSIRSESLPFRCAVDSLEVSTRWALDREKREKYELVATCTVRVGAREEEVMVPFPVTVYDEDDSAPSFLGGVDTASAVVEFKRKEGTVVATLRVFDADVVPASGELLRRYTSTLLSGDAWALQTFRVEHSPNETLAQANGSFVRATVHDYRLVLNRSLPISESRAVQVAVLVNDSDFQGPGEGVILLHFNVSVLPVSLRLPSTYSFAASRRARRFAQIGKVCVENCQEFSGIHVQYRLQLSSANCSALGVVTSAEDTTGTLFVNDTEALQRPECAQLQYTVVAVERPTRRQAQAPLLVTLEGTYVAEEPGCPLSCAVSKRRPECEECGGLGSLTGRCEWRQGDGKGITRNFSTCSPSIKTCPDGHCDAVESRDANICPQDCLRGGSIIGGHEPGERRGIKAGFGICNCFPEEKKCFCEPEDSQDPLCDELCRTVIAAAVLFSFIVSVLLSTFCIHRYHKNAHKPPIASAEMTFRRPAQAFPVSYSSSGARRPSLDSVENQVSVDTFKIPEDPKWEFPRKNLVLGKTLGEGEFGKVVKATAFRLKGKAGYTTVAVKMLKENASASELRDLLSEFNLLTQVSHPQVIKLYGACSQDGPLLLIVEYAKYGSLRGFLRESRKAGPGYVGSRDSRNSSYLDNPEERALTMGDLISFAWQISRGMQYLAEMKLVHRDLAARNVLVAEGRRMKISDFGLSRDVYEEDSYVKRSKGRIPVKWMAIESLFDHIYTTQSDVWSFGVLLWEIVTLGGNPYPGIPPERLFNLLKTGYRMERPDNCSEEMYSLMLQCWKEEPDKRPVFADISKDLDKMMVKSRDYLDLAASTPSDSLLYDDGLSEEEMPLVDCNNAPLPRTLPSTWIENKLYGRISHAFTRF